The following are from one region of the Vulpes vulpes isolate BD-2025 chromosome 14, VulVul3, whole genome shotgun sequence genome:
- the CEP250 gene encoding centrosome-associated protein CEP250 isoform X6: MGKRGGARPGTVAGPFGGGTTECRCESLAEVNTQLRLHMEKADMVNKALREDVENLTVDWSRARDELRRKESQWQMEQEFFKGYLKGEHGRLLGLWREVVTFRRHFLEMKSATDRDLTELKAEHVKLSGSLLTCCLRLTVGTQSRESDGSGRRDGSEPTQLLLLLTKTQELEKEAHERSQELIQLKSRGDLEKAELQDQVTELSALLIQARKQNEEYEKMLGALRETVEILETNHAELMEHEASLSKNAQEEKLSLQQVIRDITQVMVEEGDSMTQGCGRDSSLELDPSGLSSQFDSQDPDKALTLVRSVVTQRRQAVQDLRQQLSACQEAMSSLRQQHNQWEEEGEALRQRLQKLTGERDTLAGQTSDLQGEVESLSKERELLQKTREELQQQLEVLEQEAWRLRRTNMELQLQGDSVQGEKEEQQEELHLAVRERERLQETLAGLEAKQSESLSELIILREALESCHLEGELLRQEQTEVTAALARAEQSVAELSSSENSLKAEVADLRAATIKLSALNEALALDKVGLNQQLLQLEQENQSVCHRMEAAEQARNTLQLGLAEAERSRETLQEKNTHLEAQLQKAEERGAELQADLRAIQDEKEEIQEKLSEISSSQARHQQEAALAQLDQLRQETKRQEEVLAREVQEKEALVRERAALEVRLQAVERDRQDLAEQLLGLSSAKEQLESTLFEAQQQNSLVEVTKGQLEVQIQTVIRAKEVIQGEVRCLKLELDNERNRAEQERETAARRLAQAEQEGQTALQQQKSAHEEEVNRLQEKWEKERSWHQQELDKALESLEKEKMELETRLREQQAEAEAIRTQREEERAEAESALCQMQLETEKERVSLLETLLQTQKELADASQQLERLRQDMKVQKLKEQETTQILQTQLREARGELEQAAQQNRDDLVAVQEECGALLQAKMDLQKRVEDLKSQLVSRDDSQRLVEQEVQEKLREAQEYSRIQKELEREKASLIQSLMEKEQRLLVLQEADSIRQQELSSLRQDMQESQEGQKELSTQVELLKQEVKEKEADFLAQEAQLLEELEASQVTEQRLRASLRALEAKAAQVQLRLRSTENQLAALVAEQQPGHQAQAQLASLCSVLQQALGFACESRPELHGGGDSASLWGPEPDQNGTGILLKRGPLLTALSAEAVASALQKLHQDLWKTQQARDDLREQALKLEQRLTDTEAEKSQVCTELQDLQRQLSQNQEEKSKWEGKQNSLESELTELHGTVASLQSRLRQAELQGLEAQNERELLQAAKESLTAQVERLQASVAEARAQAGATRALEEDLRTARSALKLKSEEAETERERAQALQEQGELKVAQGKALQENLAILAQTLSEREGEVEALRGSIQELEKQQEMQKATLEALSLDLKKKSEEVDVQQEQIQELEKCRSLLEDLPLAMQEQEQRLVAQREQIQELEKDRETQRNILEHQLLELEKKAQMIESQKGEIQDLKKQLVTLECLALEREENHHKMECQQKAIEELEGQREMQRVALTHLTLDLEEKSQELQAQSSQIDKLESHSTLLARELQDKDQELKSQREQVEELQRQKERLAQDLERRDQDVVLQRERIRVLEDQRTLQTKILEEDLGQIKLSLRERGRELASQRPPMQERAEEGKGQSKAQRGSLEHLKLILRDKEREVECQQERIQELKEYKDQLEQQLQGLHRKAGETGLLLTQREQEIVVLQRHLQEAAEQGELKERSLQGHLEEAQRALAQREQELEALQHQQQQALGQEETRKEEASTLQRALEQAHTALKERQGELEDHKEHVRRLQEELAMEGRRVQALEEVVGDLRAESREQEEALLALQQQGAERAQEHEVEVGGLRASLLQAETALKERDLELEALRADGRASQLREETARDWAQALQEALSKAQAAVQEKEQRLLSQAELSRSLETSTATLQAALDSCQAQARQLEEALRRREGEIQDRDLRHQEAVQQLQRALAQRDEELSHQKRQGQLLEQSLARRAREDAIQGKPGPEQEREEEEMRGLRESLRELQLTLAQKEEEILGLREAQQRKNLEDSLHSHTAPPEPSTDFATLGPRLQQELERLQTALRLTEAREIEWREKAQDLALSLAQSKASVSSLQEAAMFLQASVLERDLEQQRLQDELELTRQALEKEQLLSPSSTSRAEQRPREEVSEVKAEPSLGLEERQLWGQRLEYLQQAVAQLEIDRSRLQHHNVQLRATLEQVERERRKLKRESMRVSRTGGLEVKEAAASSPTQQDGRGGQKGSSDDKQMAELQKEVAMLRGQLSLERKQRQDYIARSVQTSRELAGLHHSLSHSLLAVAQAPEATVLEAETRKLDESLTQSLTSPGPALLCPSPSTIQAISR; this comes from the exons ATGGGAAAGCGTGGAGGAGCCAGACCTGGAACAGTTGCTGGTCCGTTTGGAGGAGGAACAACAGAG tgcAGGTGTGAGAGTCTAGCAGAGGTGAACACCCAGCTTCGGCTGCACATGGAAAAAGCTGACATGGTGAATAAAGCACTTCGGGAAGATGTGGAAAACCTGACAGTGGACTGGAGCCGAGCCCGGGATGAGCTCAGGAGGAAGGAGAGCCAGTGGCAGAtggagcaggag TTCTTCAAGGGCTACCTGAAAGGGGAGCACGGTCGCCTTCTTGGTCTGTGGCGGGAGGTGGTGACCTTCCGACGCCACTTCCTGGAGATGAAGTCAGCTACTGACAG AGATCTGACGGAGCTCAAGGCTGAGCATGTGAAGCTTTCAGGGTCCCTGTTGACATGTTGTCTGCGCTTGACTGTGGGCACCCAGTCTCGAGAGTCAGATGGATCTGGGAGACGGGATGGGAGTGAGCCAACCCAGCTGCTGCTACTACTGACCAAGAcccaggagctggagaaggaagcgCATGAAAGGAGCCAGGAGCTAATACAGCTGAAGAGTCGGGGCGATCTGGAGAAGGCTGAGCTGCAGGATCA GGTGACGGAGCTCTCTGCTCTGCTGATCCAGGCTCGGAAGCAAAATGAAGAGTATGAGAAGATGTTAGGGGCCCTGAGAGAGACAGTGGAGATCCTG GAGACAAATCATGCAGAATTAATGGAACATGAGGCATCTCTCAGTAAGAATGCCCAAGAGGAGAAGCTGTCTTTACAGCAGGTGATCAGGGATATAACCCAG GTCATGGTGGAAGAAGGGGACAGTATGACCCAAGGCTGTGGTCGAGACAGCTCCTTAGAATTGGACCCTAGTGGCCTCTCATCCCAGTTTGATTCCCAGGACCCAGACAAGGCCCTTACTCTGGTGCGTTCAGTGGTGACTCAAAGACGCCAGGCTGTGCAG gacctAAGGCAGCAGCTTTCGGCCTGTCAGGAAGCTATGAGCTCTTTGCGGCAGCAGCATAatcagtgggaggaggagggtgaggccTTAAGACAGCGTCTGCAGAAGCTCACCGGGGAACGCGACACTCTGGCAGGGCAGACCTCGGACCTACAGGGAGAGGTGGAGTCTCTCAGCAA GGAGCGAGAGCTCCTGCAGAAGACGAGGGAGGAGCTGCAGCAGCAGTTGGAGGTGCTAGAGCAGGAGGCATGGCGGCTGCGAAGGACAAACATGGAGCTTCAGTTGCAGGGGGATTCTGTTCAGGGtgagaaggaggagcagcaggaggagctgcaCCTGGCTGTCCGTGAAAGGGAGCGCCT TCAGGAGACACTAGCAGGTCTGGAAGCCAAACAGTCAGAATCACTCAGTGAACTGATCATTCTTCGGGAAGCCCTGGAGTCTTGTCACCTGGAAGGGGAGCTGCTGAGGCAAGAGCAAACAGAAGTGACTGCGGCGCTGGCCAGG GCAGAACAGTCAGTTGCAGAGCTGTCGAGTTCTGAAAACAGCCTGAAGGCCGAGGTTGCTGATCTTCGGGCTGCAACCATCAAGCTCAGCGCCTTAAATGAGGCTTTGGCCTTGGATAAGGTTGGACTGAACCAGCAGCTTCTCCAG TTAGAACAAGAGAACCAGTCTGTGTGCCACAGAATGGAAGCAGCAGAGCAGGCAAGAAACACTTTGCAGTTGGGCCTGGCAGAGGCCGAGAGGAGCAGGGAAACCCTACAGGAAAAGAACACTCACCTGGAGGCACAGCTgcagaaggcagaggagaggggtgctgagctgcaggcagatctCAGGGCCATCCaagatgagaaggaagaaattcaaGAGAAACTAAGCGAG ATTTCTTCCTCTCAGGCACGTCATCAGCAGGAGGCAGCCTTAGCTCAGCTGGATCAGCTGCGTCAGGAGACAAAGCGACAGGAAGAAGTGCTTGCTCGAGAAGTCCAGGAGAAGGAGGCCCTAGTACGGGAGAGAGCAGCCCTAGAGGTGCGGCTGCAGGCCGTGGAGCGAGACCGGCAGGACCTCGCTGAACAACTACTGGGCCTCAG CTCAGCCAAGGAGCAACTGGAGAGCACTCTGTTTGAGGCCCAACAACAAAATTCTCTGGTAGAGGTCACGAAGGGCCAGCTGGAGGTCCAGATTCAAACTGTCATTCGAGCCAAGGAAGTAATTCAAG GGGAAGTGAGGTGCCTGAAGCTGGAACTGGACAATGAGCGGAACCGGGCAGAACAAGAGCGGGAGACAGCAGCCAGACGGCTGGCCCAGGCCGAGCAAGAGGGGCAGACTGCCCTGCAGCAGCAGAAGTCAGCCCACGAGGAGGAGGTGAACCGGCTCCAGGAGAAATGG GAGAAGGAGCGCTCTTGGCACCAGCAGGAACTGGATAAGGCCCTGGAGAGCctagagaaggagaaaatggagcTGGAAACGAGGCTaagggaacagcaggcagaagcCGAGGCCATCCggacacagagggaggaagaacGGGCGGAGGCAGAGAGTGCCCTCTGCCAG ATGCAGCTcgaaacagagaaggagagagtgtcCCTCCTGGAGACCCTGCTGCAGACCCAGAAGGAGCTGGCAGATGCCAGCCAACAACTAGAGCGGCTGAGGCAGGACATGAAGGTCCAGAAGTTAAAGGAGCAG GAGACCACTCAGATCCTGCAGACCCAGCTCCGGGAGGCTCGGGGGGAGCTGGAGCAGGCAGCCCAGCAGAACAGAGATGACCTTGTTGCTGTCCAAGAAGAGTGCGGGGCCCTGCTGCAGGCGAAGATGGACCTGCAGAAGCGG GTGGAAGACTTGAAGTCTCAGCTCGTTTCCAGAGATGACTCCCAGAGGCTGGTGGAGCAGGAGGTTCAGGAGAAGCTGAGGGAGGCCCAGGAGTATAGCCGAATTCAgaaggagctggagagagagaaagccag CCTGATTCAGTCGCTGATGGAAAAGGAGCAGAGACTCCTTGTCTTACAAGAAGCTGACTCTATTCGACAACAGGAGCTGAGCTCCCTGCGCCAGGACATGCAGGAGTCCcaggaagggcagaaagagctCAGCACCCAG GTGGAATTACTGAAGCAGGAGGTGAAGGAAAAGGAGGCTGACTTTCTGGCTCAGGAAGCACAACtgctggaggagctggaggcaTCTCAAGTAACAGAGCAGCGGCTGCGAGCTTCCTTGCGGGCCCTGGAAGCCAAGGCAGCCCAAGTCCAGCTGCGACTGCGCAGCACAGAGAACCAGTTGGCAGCTCTGGTGGCAGAGCAGCAGCCGGGgcaccaggcccaggcccagctggcCAGCCTCTGTTCTGTCCTGCAGCAGGCCTTGGGGTTTGCTTGTGAGAGCAGGCCTGAGCTGCATGGCGGGGGAGACTCTGCTTCCCTCTGGGGCCCCGAGCCAG aCCAGAATGGAACTGGGATCCTCCTTAAGAGAGGGCCCCTCCTGACAGCTCTGTCAGCTGAGGCAGTGGCATCTGCCCTCCAGAAACTTCACCAAGACCTATGGAAGACTCAGCAGGCCCGG GATGATCTGCGGGAGCAGGCCCTGAAGCTGGAACAGCGTCTCACTGATACAGAGGCCGAGAAGAGTCAGGTCTGCACAGAATTGCAGGATTTGCAGAGACAACTCTCCCAGAACCAGGAAG AGAAATCCAagtgggaaggaaaacagaactCCCTGGAATCTGAGCTGACTGAACTGCATGGAACTGTGGCATCATTACAGAGTCGTCTACGGCAAGCAGAGCTGCAGGGACTAGAGGCCCAG AATGAGCGAGAGCTACTGCAGGCAGCCAAGGAGAGCCTGACAGCCCAGGTGGAACGTTTGCAGGCATCTGTGGCAGAAGCCAGGGCTCAGGCCGGTGCCACCAGGGCTCTGGAGGAGGACTTGAGAACTGCTCGCTCAGCCCTGAAACTCAAGAGTGAGGAAGCAGAGACCGAGCGTGAGCGGGCCCAGGCTCTGCAGGAGCAGGGCGAGCTGAAGGTGGCCCAAGGGAAGGCTCTACAGGAGAATTTAGCTATCCTGGCTCAGACTCTATCCGAAagagaaggggaggtggaggctTTGCGGGGAAGTATTCAGGAACTGGAAAAACAACAGGAGATGCAAAAGGCTACTTTGGAAGCTCTGTCTCTGGACCTGAAGAAGAAGAGTGAAGAGGTAGATGTGCAACAAGAACAGATCCAGGAGCTGGAGAAGTGCAGGTCCCTTTTAGAAGATCTGCCTCTGGCCATGCAGGAACAAGAGCAGAGGCTGGTTGCACAGAGGGAGCAAATCCAAGAGCTCGAGAAGGATCGAGAGACCCAGAGGAACATCTTGGAGCATCAGCTTCTCGAACTTGAGAAGAAGGCCCAAATGATAGAGTCCCAGAAAGGAGAGATTCAGGACCTGAAGAAGCAGCTGGTTACTCTGGAATGCCTGGCTCTGGAACGAGAGGAAAACCATCACAAGATGGAGTGCCAACAGAAGGCAATCGAGGAgctggagggccagagggaaatgCAGAGAGTAGCTCTGACCCACCTCACACTGGACCTGGAAGAAAAGAGCCAGGAGCTGCAGGCCCAGAGCAGTCAGATCGACAAGCTGGAGAGCCATAGCACCCTTCTGGCGCGAGAGCTCCAGGACAAGGACCAGGAGCTGAAGTCCCAGCGAGAACAGGTCGAGGAGctgcagaggcagaaggagcGTCTGGCTCAGGACCTAGAGAGGAGGGACCAGGACGTGGTGCTCCAGAGGGAAAGGATTCGGGTCCTAGAAGACCAAAGGACGCTGCAGACCAAGATCCTGGAGGAGGACCTGGGACAGATCAAGCTGTCCTTGAGAGAGCGAGGCCGGGAGCTGGCTTCCCAGAGGCCACCGATGCAGGAGcgggcagaggaagggaagggccAGAGTAAAGCCCAGCGCGGGAGCCTGGAGCACCTGAAGCTGATCCTGCGTGACAAGGAGAGGGAGGTAGAATGCCAGCAGGAACGCATCCAGGAACTGAAGGAGTATAAGGATCAGCTGGagcagcagctccagggcctACACAGGAAGGCAGGGGAGACTGGCCTCCTCCTGACTCAGCGAGAGCAGGAGATAGTGGTCCTGCAGCGGCATCTGCAGGAAGCCGCAGAACAGGGGGAGCTGAAAGAGCGGTCACTTCAGGGTCACCTGGAAGAGGCCCAGAGAGCCCTGGCCCAGAGGGAACAGGAGCTCGAGGCCCTGCAGCACCAACAGCagcaggccctggggcaggaggagactAGGAAGGAAGAGgcaagcaccctacagagggctCTGGAGCAGGCCCACACGGCACTGAAAGAGCGCCAGGGAGAGCTTGAGGACCACAAGGAGCATGTGCGAAGGCTCCAGGAGGAGCTGGCCATGGAGGGACGGCGTGTGCAGgccctggaggaggtggtgggtgACCTAAGAGCTGAGTCTCGGGAGCAGGAGGAGGCTTTGCTGGCCCTCCAGCAACAGGGTGCTGAGCGGGCACAGGAGCATGAGGTGGAGGTCGGGGGCCTGCGGGCCAGCCTGCTACAGGCAGAGACTGCACTCAAGGAACGGGACCTGGAGCTGGAGGCCCTGCGAGCCGATGGCCGGGCCTCCCAGCTTCGGGAGGAGACAGCCCGGGACTGGGCCCAAGCTCTGCAGGAGGCCCTAAGCAAGGCCCAGGCTGCCGTGCAGGAGAAAGAGCAGCGGCTGCTGAGTCAAGCAGAGTTGAGCCGCAGCCTAGAGACCAGCACCGCCACTTTACAGGCTGCCCTGGACTCCTGCCAGGCACAAGCCAGGCAGCTAGAGGAGGCTCTGAGGAGGCGAGAGGGTGAGATCCAGGACCGGGACCTCCGGCACCAGGAGGCCGTGCAGCAGCTCCAGCGGGCACTTGCCCAGAGAGATGAAGAATTGAGCCATCAGAAGAGACAGGGGCAGCTGCTAGAGCAGTCTCTGGCCCGGAGGGCCCGAGAAGATGCCATCCAAGGGAAGCCAGGTccggagcaggagagagaagaggaagagatgaggGGCCTTCGAGAAAGCCTAAGGGAGTTGCAGCTGACTCTAGCCCAAAAGGAAGAGGAGATCCTGGGGCTGAGGGAGGCCCAGCAAAGGAAGAATCTGGAGGACTCACTGCACAGCCACACAGCGCCCCCAGAGCCCTCTACAGACTTTGCCACCTTAGGGCCCAGGCTGCAGCAGGAGCTGGAGCGACTGCAGACAGCGCTGAGGCTAACTGAGGCCAGGGAGATTGAGTGGAGGGAGAAGGCCCAGGACTTGGCGCTGTCCCTGGCCCAGAGCAAGGCTAGCGTCAGCAGTTTGCAGGAGGCAGCCATGTTCCTACAGGCCTCTGTTCTGGAGCGGGACTTGGAACAGCAGAGGCTGCAG GATGAGTTGGAGCTCACCAGACAGGCTCTGGAGAAGGAGCAGCTCCTGAGCCCTAGTTCAACCAGCAGAGCagaacagaggcccagagaagag GTGTCAGAAGTCAAGGCTGAGCCTAGTCTTGGGCTGGAGGAGAGGCAGCTATGGGGACAAAGGCTGGAGTACCTCCAGCAAGCAGTGGCACAGCTGGAGATTGACCGGAGCAGGCTGCAGCACCACAATGTCCAGCTGCGGGCCACCTTGGAGCAG GTGGAGCGAGAGCGCAGGAAGCTGAAGAGGGAGTCCATGCGCGTGTCACGGACAGGCGGCCTGGAGGTTAAGGAAGCTGCGGCTTCGTCCCCCACACAGCAG